One Polyodon spathula isolate WHYD16114869_AA chromosome 46, ASM1765450v1, whole genome shotgun sequence genomic window carries:
- the LOC121306070 gene encoding NFAT activation molecule 1-like — MQSSPPQSLEVSLGEKPPLIDSLIILIIIIISNTGIGEAQSCSEGNAATVRMSPSALARLFPLFLLALRMKAGVAVVTLELGDPVRVALSGDTVVLNCAVHFPPNSTGGTVGVYRVAPAGGQSLISEESKYQATGTESKTETKRVDFIAHNASYTGYYHCRYTSEQERVQRSCFLLVRDQGYTEPPSSFKVVVALFVISIIFLVFSVSGTGVLLWKRRVCACSETEERKTERHTETERDTARDTKRVSKRLVCFTVLGFGR; from the exons atgcagagttcacccccccagtctctggaagtctctttggGAGAAAAGCCTCCGCTGATCGACTcgttaataatattaataataataataatatctaatacTGGGATTGGTGAAGCTCAGTCGTGCTCAGAAGGAAACGCAGCGACAGTGAGAATGTCTCCCAGCGCCTTGGCGAGATTATTCCCTCTTTTCCTGCTGGCTTTGAGAATGAAAG CAGGTGTTGCCGTGGTTACACTGGAACTCGGCGACCCGGTTCGGGTGGCGCTGTCAGGAGACACCGTGGTTCTGAACTGCGCAGTCCACTTCCCCCCCAACTCCACCGGCGGGACTGTGGGGGTGTATCGCGTGGCGCCGGCCGGGGGACAAAGCCTAATCAGCGAAGAGAGCAAGTACCAGGCCACAGGCACGGAGAGCAAGACAGAGACAAAGAGGGTCGACTTCATCGCACACAACGCATCGTACACGGGGTACTATCACTGCCGCTACACCAGCGAGCAGGAGCGAGTCCAGAGATCCTGCTTCCTGCTCGTCAGAG atcagGGGTACACAGAGCCCCCGTCCTCCTTTAAGGTTGTTGTCGCTCTGTTCGTTATCAGCATCATCTTCCTGGTCTTCAGTGTGTCTGGAACTGGGGTCCTGCTGTGGAAGAgaagg GTCTGTGCCTGTTCTGAGACTgaagagagaaagacagagagacacacagagacagagagagacacagcgaGAGACACCAAGAGAGTCTCAAAGAGACTAGTGTGTTTCACTGTCCTTGGGTTTGGGAGGTAG
- the f8a gene encoding 40-kDa huntingtin-associated protein: MAEAAASILGFPPPLRNSVSPPVRPDAGLDAAAPSLEMAAEGDFLLRYRAVSNKLKKRFLRKPNVAEASEQFDSVGFHLIMEDMLHGPGAMARCEQTLFNAPGEALSLTEAARLFMEAERETQQLRSPGFEEHLQAAINCYSFAVKVYIEMNQPVMAASLCLELGNALKCSEAAVYFQRAAELQIQVPMECLLSLGCAATCKILTRDFDAALSLFTEMQFLIQERALQVPGTSTPVGSFSGCVWRGVRSARYGGGRFSHCQVNFLQESVFLLLQSVVMACQEKDIDSLKSLQMELWPLLSPEQNQLLHLLVLERVSASGQGV; encoded by the exons ATGGCGGAGGCGGCGGCTTCAATCCTCGGCTTCCCTCCCCCATTGAGAAACAGCGTGTCTCCGCCGGTCCGCCCTGACGCCGGGCTGGACGCAGCCGCGCCCTCACTCGAAATGGCGGCCGAAGGCGATTTCTTGCTTCGTTACCGAGCCGTGTCGAACAAACTGAAAAA acgTTTCTTAAGAAAGCCGAACGTGGCCGAAGCGAGTGAGCAGTTCG ATTCGGTTGGTTTTCACTTAATTATGGAAGACATGCTACATGGTCCCGGAGCGATGGCGCG CTGTGAGCAGACTCTGTTCAACGCCCCGGGCGAAGCCCTGTCGCTCACTGAAGCCGCCCGTCTCTTCATGGAGGCTGAGCGGGAGACGCAGCAACTGCGAAGCCCAGGCTTCGAGGAGCACCTGCAGGCCGCGATCAACTGCTACAGCTTTGCAGTgaag GTCTATATTGAAATGAATCAGCCAGTGATGGCAGCCAGTCTGTGTCTTGAACTGGGAAACGCACTGAAG TGCTCAGAGGCTGCAGTTTATTTCCAGAGAGCTGCAGAGCTGCAGATTCAGGTTCCTATGGAATGCCTGCTTTCACTGGGCTGTGCGGCCACTTGCAAaatactga cccgagATTTTgatgcagctctctctctcttcactgaAATGCAGTTTCTCATCCAGGAGAGGGCGCTGCAGGTCCCAGGAACCAGCACCCCAGTGG GCTCCTTCTCTGGATGTGTCTGGCGCGGTgtgagatc AGCAAGGTACGGTGGGGGGCGATTCAGCCACTGCCAGG TGAATTTCCTGCAGGAGAGCGTGTTCCTTCTGCTGCAGTCAGTGGTG ATGGCCTGTCAGGAAAAGGACATCGACTCCCTAAAATCTCTGCAGATGGAGCTGTG gCCTCTGCTCAGCCCTGAACAGAATCAGCTGCTTCACCTGTTGGTTCTGGAGAGAGTGTCTGCGTCCGGGCAAGGGGTCTGA